The nucleotide window TGGAATTTCTTGGTCTTACATTTAATTTATCAAACGTATTAATGGTCACTGTTGCATCAGCCATCGTATTTTTAATCGCAGTCTTATGTACTCGTTCATTACAGTTACGCCCAACAGGTGCTCAAAACTTTTTGGAATGGGTGATGGACTTTGTAAAAGGCATTATTGGAAACACAATGGACTGGCAAACAGGCGGTCGCTTTTTATCACTAGGAATGACACTACTCATGTATATATTTGTATCAAACATGCTAGGTCTTCCATTTGCAATTGTAGTTGGGGAAGAACATCATTTATGGTGGAAATCACCAACCGCAGATCCGACGATCACAATGACACTAGCTGTTATGATTGTTGGTTTAACACACTATTATGGTGTGAAAATGAATGGTGTGAAAACATATACAAAAGGTTTCTTTGAACCAATGTCTTTTATGTTTCCGCTAAAAATCATTGAGGAATTTGCTAACACATTAACTCTTGGTTTGCGTTTATACGGTAACATTTTTGCTGGTGAAATCCTATTGGGATTGCTAGCAGGTTTAGCAACGAGCGGGATTGCAGGTGCTTTAGGTGCTGCAATACCGATGATGGTTTGGCAAGCATTTAGTATTTTCGTAGGCGCGATTCAAGCGTTTATCTTTACAATGTTAACGATGGTATATATGGCACACAAAGTGAGTCATGACCATTAAAATAAAAATAATTTCAAATAAAGAATTATAATTCTAAGGAGGACTTTATAATGGGTTTATTAGCAGCAGCAATTGCAATAGGTTTAGCTGCACTAGGTGCAGGTATTGGTAACGGTCTTATCGTAAGTAGAACAGTTGAAGGGATCGCTCGTCAACCAGAGCTAAAAGGACCTCTTCAAACTACAATGTTCATCGGGGTTGCGTTAGTAGAGGCGATTCCAATCATCGCGGTAGTAGTTGCATTTATCGTAATGGGACAATAATTTTAAGTGCATAAATAATACAATTGATAACAGGATCATGACTTAGATCTAAATGGCGAAGATCATTTGAAGATCCTTCGCCATTGCTTTATCATGGTTTAACATGCTGCAACCGCCTGCCATAAAAGGATAGGCAGGGGTTAAACAGCCTGTAAAACCGATTAGTTTCAACTTATGTAAACTATTAAGTGTACGATCATATACCGAGCAGGGCACGTATTGGAAAGGAGTGAATACAGTGTCACCAATTAATGTATTAGTATTGGGAGCAGCTGGCGGCGGACTTGGAATCAATACAGGCGATATCGTCTTCCAGTTAGTGATGTTTTTAATTTTGTTATTATTACTTCGCAAATTTGCTTTCGGTCCATTAATGGGCATCATGAAGCAACGTGAAGAACATATAGGAAATGAAATAGCGGCAGCTGAAAAGAGTCGTAAAGAAGCAGAGAGAATTGCTGCAGACCAAGCTGAAGCTTTAAAGCAAGCTCGTGTTGAAGCACAACAATTAATCGAAAACGCTAAGAAAATTGGCGAGCAACAAGAAAAAGATATTATCGAAGCGGCGCGTACTGAAGCAGTTCGCTTGAAGGAATCTGCAATTAAAGAGATCCAACAAGAAAAAGAACAAGCAGTTGCAGCATTACGTGAACAAGTTGCTTCATTATCTGTATTAATCGCATCTAAAGTGATTGAAAAAGAGTTAAGTGAAAAAGATCAAGAAAAACTTATTAATGAATATATCAAAGAGGTAGGCGAGCAGCGATGAGTTCAACAGCAGTAGCGAATCGCTATGCAGTAGCCCTTTTCGAACTAGCAAAAGAACAGAATCAACTGGAAACAGTAGAAGCTGAACTTCGTGTTGTTGAAAAGGTTTTAGCCGAAAATCCTCAATTCCTAACTCTTTTAAAGCAACCAAAAATCTCGAATGAATCTAAAAAAACAATGATCAAAGAAGTGTTTGGCGGTGTATCAACAACTGTATTGAACACAATCCTACTTCTTATCGATCGCAAGCGTGAAGATCTTCTAAGTGAAATCGTGGAAGAGTACTTCGTATTAGCGAATAATGCGCGCGGTATCGCAGATGCAAAAGTGTATTCTGTCCGCCCGTTAACGCAAGATGAAGAAAAAGCTCTTTCAGATGTATTTGCTAAGAAGGTTGGTAAATCTGAATTACGAATTACAAATATTGTAGATAACAGCCTGATTGGTGGGCTTAAACTACGCATTGGAAATACAATTTTTGATGGCAGTGTAAAAGGTAAGTTAGACCGTATGGAACGTCAATTACTATCTGCAAAAAGTTAGAAGATAGGGGTGAAATTCATGAGCATCAAAGCAGAAGAAATTAGTGCGCTGATAAAAAAGCAAATCGAAAATTATCAGTCTGAAATCGAAGTAAATGATGTAGGTACTGTAATCCAAGTTGGTGATGGTATCGCACGTGCTCATGGTCTTGATAACGTTATGGCGGGAGAACTTGTTGAATTCTCAAATGGCGTAATGGGTCTTGCCCAAAACCTTGAAGAAAACAACGTTGGTATCGTTATTCTAGGACCATTTAGTGATATTCGTGAAGGAGACGAGGTTCGTCGTACAGGCCGTATTATGGAAGTACCTGTTGGTGAAGCACTTTTAGGTCGTGTTGTAAACCCATTAGGACAACCAGTTGACGGTTTAGGACCGATCGAAACTTCAAAAACTCGTCCAATTGAATCAAAAGCTCCAGGTGTAATGGCGCGTAAATCAGTTCATGAGCCATTACAAACAGGTATTAAAGCGATCGACGCTCTAGTACCAATCGGACGTGGACAACGTGAATTAATCATCGGTGACCGCCAAACAGGTAAAACATCTGTTGCGATCGATACAATCTTAAACCAAAAGAACGAAGATATGATTTGTATCTACGTTGCAATTGGTCAAAAAGAATCAACAGTACGTGGTGTTGTTGAAACTTTACGTAAAAACGGTGCATTAGATTACACAATCGTTGTAACTGCATCTGCATCACAACCAGCTCCATTATTATACTTAGCTCCTTATGCTGGTGTAACAATGGGTGAAGAATTCATGTTTAATGGTAAGCATGTTCTTGTTATCTATGATGATTTAACAAAACAAGCTGCTGCATACCGTGAATTATCATTATTATTACGTCGTCCTCCAGGCCGTGAAGCATATCCAGGGGATGTATTTTACTTACACAGTCGCTTATTAGAGCGTGCTGCAAAGCTTAGCGATGATTTAGGTGGCGGTTCAATGACTGCATTACCATTCATCGAAACACAAGCTGGTGACGTTTCTGCGTACATTCCAACGAACGTTATCTCGATCACAGATGGACAAATCTTCTTACAATCAGACTTGTTCTTCTCTGGTGTACGTCCAGCGATCAACGCCGGTTTATCAGTATCACGTGTTGGTGGATCTGCGCAAATTAAAGCGATGAAAAAGGTAGCAGGTACATTACGTCTTGACCTTGCATCCTTCCGTGAGCTAGAAGCATTTGCTCAGTTCGGTTCTGACCTTGATAAAGCAACACAAGCGAAGTTAAACCGTGGTGTTCGTACAGTTGAAGTATTAAAGCAAGGCTTAAATAAGCCGCTTGCTGTTGAAAAACAAGTTACGATCCTTTATGCGTTAACAAAGGGATTCTTAGATGATATCCCAGTTGTTGATATTACTCGTTTTGAGAGCGAATTAATGACTTGGTTAGAGCATAACCGTAATGAAATTTTAGAAACGATCCGTACAACGAAGGGATTACCTAGTGACGAAGATATGGCTTCTGCTCTTAACGATTTCAAGAAGTCTTTCAACGTATCGGAGTAAGGACATATTCACATATAAGTACTAAATAAATGTTGGTTGAACCACAATGTCCTCGAAAAAAGGTGGTGAAAACGAGTGGCTTCATTACGCGATATAAAAAATCGTATTACATCGACAAAGAAAACAATGCAAATCACGAAAGCGATGCAGATGGTATCAGCAGCTAAGCTAAATCGTGCTGAAATGAACGCTAAATCATTTGTTCCTTACATGGAAAAAATACAGGAAGTTGTTGCAAGTATTGCGGCTGGTAGCAGTGGTGTGAGCCATCCGATGCTACAATCGCGTCCGGTAAAGAAAACAGCCTATTTAGTTATTACATCTGACCGTGGATTAGCAGGTGCTTATAATAGTAACGTTTTACGTAACGTGAATCGTATTATTAACGAGCGTCATAAATCAACAGATGAATATGTAGTGATTGCACTAGGTCGCGTTGGCCGTGACTTCTTTAAGAAACGCAATATGCCATTGATCAAAGACATCGTCGGTCTTTCAGATCAACCGGAATTTGCTGATATTAAAGATATAGCCAGCCAAACTGTACAAATGTTTGCCGATGGAGCATATGATGAACTTTATATGTATTACAATCATTTCGTAAGTGCGATTCAGCAGGATTTTACCGAAAAGAAATTACTGCCGTTAACAGACCTTGCGGGTGAAAATACAAAAATAAGCTCATATGAGTATGAACCGTCTCAAGAAGAAATTTTAGAGGTGTTATTACCTCAATATGCTGAAAGCTTAGTATATGGTGCGCTACTCGATGGAAAGGCAAGTGAACATGCTGCACGTATGACAGCGATGAAAAGTGCGACTGATAATGCAGGCGAACTTATCGATTCACTTACACTTTCTTATAACCGTGCTCGCCAAGCTGCGATTACCCAAGAGATTACAGAGATCGTCGGCGGTGCAGCAGCATTAGAATAGAACGGATTAGTTTGAACTATGTTTGTTAGGAGGGAAAAGCGCGATGAATAAAGGACGCGTAACCGCAGTTTTAGGTCCGGTTGTTGACGTAAAATTCGAAAGCGGACAGCTGCCTGAACTTTACAACGCCCTTAGAATCGAACATAAAGCGCGTACTGAGAATGATGTTGATATCAACTTAACTCTAGAAGTTGCTCTACATCTTGGTGATGATACAGTACGTACAGTTGCGATGGATTCTACTGATGGTGTAGTTCGTGGCATTGAAGTATTAGATACAGGTGCACCAATTTCAGTTCCAGTTGGTGACGTAACACTTGGTCGTGTATTTAACGTATTAGGAGAAGCGATTGACCTTGCTGATCCAGTTCCTACGGAAGCACGTAGAGATCCAATCCATCGTCAAGCACCTACATTTGAAAATCTTTCAACGCAAGTTGAAATTTTAGAAACTGGTATTAAAGTAGTTGACTTACTTGCTCCTTATATCAAGGGTGGTAAGATCGGTCTATTTGGTGGTGCCGGTGTAGGTAAAACGGTATTAATTCAGGAATTAATCAATAACATCGCTCAAGAGCATGGTGGTATTTCGGTATTCGCCGGCGTAGGTGAGCGTACACGTGAAGGTAACGACCTTTATCATGAAATGAGCGATTCAGGCGTTATCAAGAAAACAGCAATGGTATTCGGTCAGATGAACGAGCCACCTGGTGCACGTCAACGTGTTGCCTTAACAGGTTTAACAATGGCTGAATATTTCCGTGATGAGCAAGGACAAGACGTGTTATTCTTTATCGATAACATCTTCCGTTTCACGCAAGCAGGTTCAGAGGTATCGGCCCTATTAGGACGTATGCCATCTGCCGTTGGTTACCAACCAACACTTGCAACTGAAATGGGTCAATTACAAGAACGTATTACATCAACTAACGTAGGTTCTGTAACATCGATCCAAGCGATTTATGTTCCTGCCGATGACTATACGGATCCAGCTCCAGCAACAACTTTCGCTCACTTAGATGCAACAACGAACCTTGAGCGTAAGCTTTCTGAGATGGGTATTTACCCAGCGGTGGATCCATTAGCGTCAACTTCACGTGCCCTTTCACCTGAAATCGTTGGTGAAGAGCATTACAATATTGCTCGTCAAGTACAGCAAACATTACAACGTTACCGTGAATTACAAGATATTATTGCAATCTTAGGTATGGATGAACTTTCTGATGAAGACAAGCTAGTTGTAGCACGTGCTCGTCGCATTCAGTTCTTCCTATCTCAAAACTTCCACGTTGCTGAACAGTTTACTGGTCAACCGGGTTCATATGTACCTGTAAAAGAAACAGTTCGTGGCTTCAAGGAAATCCTTGAAGGTAAATACGACGATCTTCCAGAAGACGCATTCCGTCTTGTAGGACGCATCGAAGAAGTAGTTGAAAAAGCAAAAGCTATGCAGGCTTAAGGTTCTAGAGAAGTGAGGAATGAGAAATGGGGATGAGCGCATCTGCTATTCATCGCAAAGGCTAACATCTCATTTCTCACATCTTATATCTCACCTCTAGTATGGGAGGTTAATTAAATGAAGACAATGAGAGTCAGTGTAGTTACTCCTGATGGCCCTGTATATGAGTCAGACGTAGAAATGGTTAGTGCTAAGGCAATTAGTGGTGAATTAGGTATTTTACCTGGTCACATTCCATTAGTTGCTCCGCTAACGATTAGCGCTGTTCGTCTAAAAAATGGTGCGGATTCTGAAAAAGTGGCTGTTAGTGGTGGCTTCCTGGAAGTAAGACCTGATAAAGTTACAATTTTAGCTCAAGCAGCTGAGTTAGCTTCAGATATCGACGTAGATCGTGCACGTGCAGCGAAGGATCGTGCTGAAAGACGTCTACAACAAGCTAAAGCAGATGATATTGATTTTAAACGCGCTGAAATGGCATTAAAACGTGCAATTAATCGTTTAGATGTAGGTAGCCGTTCTTAATAAACCTAAAGAAAGACATTTCCGTCTTTCTTTAGGTTTATTTTTTGTAATTATTTTCATGAGAACAAGCAAGCAGTTATTTAGCACATGGGCGATGGATCTGAATTACTCCAACTTATAAAGTTATCCAAATAGGAGTCTTTATTAAGATTCTCTAAAAGATGGCGAAATTGGTAGGAAAAAGATTGCGAGAAAGATTGTTTGATATTAAGAGATATAGTAGTATTAGTGGCAATACTTCAAAGCCTGTAACCAAGTCAATACTCATTGAAGACAAGAACAAGCAATTTAAAACGCAGTTTAATAATATAAAACTCCTAAATGATCACTAAAAGCAATCAGTTCAGTTCTTACCCACTGTATGAACGATAATACTAAAATAGCTTTTAATTTTTAAAACCGTTATTTTACAATATAGCGTTTATAATCTTTAGGAACTGGGTACTATCTGAATGATTGTGCAAGTATACTATATTGCGCAAGTATGGTTAAGATGAACTGCCTTAACAATAGATAAATCGATATTTATAGACGTAAAATTTTTATATTAGTATAACAATTAACTTGTTTTGATTTGTGAGTAAAATCTGAAAATAGCGACAACTAATGTAATTGTGATAATATTCACTGCGCATTTGAATATCATCGTATTATCATGGTAATAGTATATGAAAACTTTTTTACGATATTTGTGAACGTTTGTCGACACACAAATTTCCATTTGCTATAATAGGACTCGGTTACAAAATATTTTTAAATCATAGATTTTGGGGGGGATGGTATGGAACATCTAACTCTGTACCAAAACAATTATTTAATTGTAGTTGTCTTTCTCTTGCTGGGAATAATACTACCTGTTGGGGCGTTAACGTTTGGTAGATTTTTGCGACCTAACAAACCAAGTGTTGAAAAACAATCAACTTATGAAAGCGGTGTCGAGCCGTTTCAGGATTCACGGGTTCAATTTAATGTGCGTTATTATATTTTTGCATTAATGTTTGTTATTTTCGATGTAGAGACTGTGTTTTTATATCCATGGGCAGTAGCTTATGAAAAATTGGGAGTCTTTGCACTAATTGAAATGTTAATTTTCGTTGTTATGCTAATTATTGGCTTAATCTACGCTTGGAAGAAGAAGGTGTTAAAATGGATTTAATGCTACAAGATATTACACCAGAGGAACAAGAAGAGTTAAATCGCAACGTCTTTTTAACAACTGTCGAACAAATCAAAGCATGGGCACGTGGTGCATCGATCTGGCCAATGACCTTCGGCTTAGCTTGCTGTGCAATCGAAATGATGGCAGCAGGTGGATCGCATTTTGATATCTCCCGCTTTGGTAAGGAAATTTTCCGTGCCTCCCCACGTCATGCAGATTGCATGATTGTTGCCGGTACTGTAACGAAGAAAATGGCACCTATTTTGAGAAGGCTATATGATCAAATGCCTGAACCAAAATGGGTCATTGCTATGGGTTCATGCGCAACAGCTGGTGGACCATATGTAAAATCGTACGCAGTTGTAAAAGGTGTAGACCAAATTGTTCCGGTTGACGTATATATACCTGGCTGCCCGCCAAACCCGGCAGCATTAATTTACGGATTGCATAAATTAGAAGAAAAAATCCGCTATGAAGCAAAGACTGGAAAGCGGGTGCTTTAATAAATGAGCGAAAAAGACCTCGAACAACAAAAACGAGAAGCTGCCCAAAAAGCAAAGGAAGCTGCTATGAAAAAGTTAGCAGAACAAAATGCTGGTGCAGCTTCAACTGATGATGCCGACTTAGCGAAAAAGAAAGCTGCAGCAGCCGCGAAAGCAAAAGCGGCTGCATTAGCAAAGCAAAAAGCAGCCGAACAAGCAGAAGGTGCAGCAACTGCTGACTCAGCCGATTCAGCACCAAGCGACGACGCTGACTTAGCGAAAAAGAAAGCAGCAGCAGCCGCGAAAGCAAAAGCAGCGGCATTAGCAAAGCAAAAAGCAGCCGAACAAGCAGAAGGTGCAGCAACTGCTGACTCAGCCGATTCAGCATCAAGCGATGATGCCGACTTAGCGAAAAAGAAAGCAGCAGCAGCCGCAAAAGCAAAGGCAGCGGCATTAGCGAAAGCTAAAGCTGCTGAATCAGGCGCAGGCGATACTGGCGCAGCTACTGACGACGAAAAAGCCAAAGCTGCCGCAAAGGCAAAAGCAGCAGCAGCTGCCAAAGCAAAGGCCGCAGCTGCTGCAAAAGCAAAAGCACTAGCAGCCGAGTCAGGTGAAGGCGATGTCGGTGATGATGAAAAAGCCAAAGCCGCTGCAAAGGCAAAAGCAGCAGCAGCCGCAAAAGCAAAGGCTGCAGCCGCAGCGAAAGCTAAAGCTGGCGGTGGTGCAGCAAGTGATGACGAGAAAGCGAAAGCAATCGCAGCAGCGAAAGCAAAAGCCGCTGCACTTGCAAAAGCTAAGTCTGCAGGCGCAGGCGCAACTGCCGATGCACCGGCAGCAGAGGAAGAAAAGTCACCAAATCAACCATATCTAGATAAATATATCAAGGTCATTGAAGATCATCTTGGCAAGGATGTCATTGAAGATGCTTATATCAATAAACTTTCAAAAGACGTGCCAACCATTGTTGCAAAACCAGAGTCTTATTATAAAATTGCTGAGTTCTTGAAATACAATGAGCAGCTAGGCTTTGATTATTTATCAGAACATCATGGTTCAGACTTCGAAACACATTTAGAAGTTTACAATCATTTTTATTCTTATAAAAACAAGCAATCTGTTGCGTTAAAAGTAAAGATTGACCGAGAAAAATCAGAAATTGAGTCTCTTACACCACTGTGGGCAGGCGCTGATTGGCCTGAAAGAGAATCATACGATCTGCTCGGAATCAAATATAAGAATCACCCTAACTTAACTAGAATCATGCTTGCAGACGATTGGGTGGGTCACCCACTTCGCAAAGACTACGAGCAGTATGATGTGGAGGTGTAGCAAATGGCGATTAAAACAGAAGAATTGCTACTCAACGTAGGTCCTCAGCATCCAAGTACACATGGTGTATTCCGAGTTGTTTTAAAATTAGATGGTGAGATTATTAAAGAAGCTACACCAGTCATTGGCTATTTACATCGTGGTACCGAAAAACTAGCAGAAGATCTACAATATACACAAATCGTCCCTTACACAGACCGTATGGATTACTTATCAGCGATGACAAATAACTATGTGATCGTCCATGCAGTTGAGACGATGATGGGATTAGAAATTCCTGAAAAAGCAGAGTATCTACGCGTGCTTGCAATGGAACTTGGAAGAATCGCCAGCCATCTTGTAGGATGGGGAACCTTCCTAATGGATATGGGTGCAACAAGTCCATTTATGTATGCGATGAGAGAACGAGAAATCATTCTAAATCTTTTAAATGAACTATCAGGAGCTCGTTTAACCTTTAACTACATGCGCGTTGGCGGTGTAAAATGGGATGCTCCAGATGGCTGGATCGAAAAAGTGAGAGACTTTGTTCCTTACATGCGCGAAAAACTTGAAAGTTACCACGAGCTTGTAACGGGTAACGAAATCTTTTTAACACGTGTAAAAGGAATTGGTAAATATACAAAAGAAGATGCGCTTAATTATTCATTAAGCGGTCCATGTTTACGCTGTACAGGTGTTAAATGGGATCTTCGTAAAGATGAACCATATTCAATTTATGATCGTTTTGACTTTGATGTTCCAACTGCAGATGGTGGGGATGCAAAGGCACGCTACGATGTTCGTATGGCTGAAATGGCGGAATCTCTGAAAATAGTAGAGCAAGCCGTTGAGCAATTCCCTAAAGAAGGCGAAATCTTAGCGAAGGTACCAAGAATTATTAAAGCTCCTAAGGGTGAGGCATTCGTTCGTATCGAAGGCGCCCGCGGTGAAATCGGCTGTTATATTGCTAGCGATGGCAAAAAGGAGCCCTATCGCTTAAAGTTCCGCCGCCCAAGCTTTTATAATCTACAAATCTTCAAAAAGCTTATCGAAGGACAAAACATCTCAGACATGGTTGCAATCCTTGGAAGTATTGACATTGTACTAGGGGAGGTTGATGGGTAATGATGCAGTCGCTATTAAATTCACCTCCTAGCTTGTTAAACTTTCTGATCTACTTCGGCCTTGCAGCAATGTTATTGTTCATAGTGATCCTGGCATTCGTTGCTTATGGAATTTTAGCCGAAAGAAAAGTATTGGCATTCATGCAATCTCGTGTAGGTCCGAACACTTATGGTGGTAGATTTGGTTTATTACAAACCGTTGCCGACGTTTTGAAGCTGTTAATGAAAGAAGATATTATCCCTAAAGCTGCCGATAAGCCGATCTTTATCCTGGCACCAATCGTCGCGTTTGTTCCATCATTTATGGTTATTGCAACCATACCATTTACAGATGCGTATCAATTTGCTGACCTTGGCATAGGCCTACTTTACTATATTGCTCTCTCAGGGATGTCAATTGTAGGAATGGTAATGGGTTCATGGGCATCGAACAATAAATACTCATTGCTCGGCGGGATGCGTGCAGGCGCACAAATGATTTCATACGAAATCCCGCTTGTTATGTCCGTACTAGGTGTCATCCTGTTCACAGGAAGCTTAAACTTAAATGAAGTAGTCGCTGCACAGGAAAATATCGCGTATATCTTCCTACAGCCAATTGGATTTTTAGTATTTTTCATTGCATCAAACGCTGAATTAAGCCGGATTCCATTCGACTTACCAGAATCAGAATCAGAGCTTGTTGCAGGCTATCATACAGAGTACTCAGGATTCCGTATGGCATTTTTCATGTTGTCAGAGTATGTATATTTATTCGCAATGTCAGCGCTCATGACTGTATTGTTCTTAGGCGGCTGGAACCCAATTCCAGGACTAGGCTTTATCCCTGGCGCTGTATGGTTCGCGCTTAAATTTAGCTTAATCGTATATATCTTTATCTGGTTCCGTGCAACATTCCCGCGTTTCAAAGCCGATACGCTTATGGAATTTGCTTGGAAAATATTATTACCAGTTGCATTAGCAAACCTATTTCTTTCAGCCATTGTTAAAGAATTATTTTTCTAAAAGAGAGCCAGAGGGACAGGTCCCTTGGCACATCCACGACATCTGGACAGTAAGAAGATGTCATATTAGATAAGGAAAAGGGGTGGAACGCATGAAAGGCTTAGCAAAAGGCTTAAAGTATACCCTGCAGGAATTAACAAAAAAACCGGTAACTTACGATTATCCGAATGATGCACTAGCACTTCCGGATCGTTTTCGCGGGATTCAAAAATTTTATCCTGAAAAATGTATCGTGTGTAATCAGTGTGCCAATATTTGTCCTACAGACTGTATTAAGCTGACAGGTAAAAAGCACCCGGATCCATCGAAAAAGGGTAAAATTATCGATACGTATACGATTAACTTCGAAATCTGTATACTTTGTGACTTATGTACAGAAGTTTGTCCGACGGAAGCCATTATTATGACAAACAATTTCGAGCTGTCAACGTACAGTCGCGATGAATTATATAAAGACCTCACGTGGTTAGATGAAAATGATGAGAACATTAGAGAGGTGAACAAACCGTGAGTGGTGAGCTTTTAGCGTTTTTCATTCTCGCCTTAATTGCAATTTCGGGCGGGGTCATTATGCTAAACGTAACAAAGGTGGTCCACATGGTTGTATCATTAGTGTTCACCTTCATAGCGTTTGCTGGACTTTATGTTTTATTATCTGCAGAATTTGTTGCAGCTGTCCAAATATTAATTTATTCAGGGGCAATAACAATCATCATCTTGTTCGGAATTATGTTAACAAAGCATGATGATAAAGATGTCAAAAAAGTGAATCCAATCCGCAACTTGATTGTTGGCTTAGGTGTAATTGGATTCTTTTTAACGGTTTACTTTGCGATTAACGATTTAACTCTTGGAGAGCAAGCTACAAACTTACATGTCGAGAATACATCTCAAATCGGGGAAACATTGTATTCCAAATACGTAATCCCGTTTGAATTAACGTCAGTGTTATTACTTGTAGCATTAATCGGTGCGATTATTATTTCGAAGAAAGACGATGAGGAGGGCGAGACGCATGACTAGTGTTCCGATATCCGTATATTTAGTGCTTGCCCTTGTTCTTTTCTGTATTGGCTTATATGGAGCCTTAACAAAAAGAAG belongs to Bacillus sp. Marseille-P3661 and includes:
- the atpE gene encoding F0F1 ATP synthase subunit C produces the protein MGLLAAAIAIGLAALGAGIGNGLIVSRTVEGIARQPELKGPLQTTMFIGVALVEAIPIIAVVVAFIVMGQ
- the atpD gene encoding F0F1 ATP synthase subunit beta, producing MNKGRVTAVLGPVVDVKFESGQLPELYNALRIEHKARTENDVDINLTLEVALHLGDDTVRTVAMDSTDGVVRGIEVLDTGAPISVPVGDVTLGRVFNVLGEAIDLADPVPTEARRDPIHRQAPTFENLSTQVEILETGIKVVDLLAPYIKGGKIGLFGGAGVGKTVLIQELINNIAQEHGGISVFAGVGERTREGNDLYHEMSDSGVIKKTAMVFGQMNEPPGARQRVALTGLTMAEYFRDEQGQDVLFFIDNIFRFTQAGSEVSALLGRMPSAVGYQPTLATEMGQLQERITSTNVGSVTSIQAIYVPADDYTDPAPATTFAHLDATTNLERKLSEMGIYPAVDPLASTSRALSPEIVGEEHYNIARQVQQTLQRYRELQDIIAILGMDELSDEDKLVVARARRIQFFLSQNFHVAEQFTGQPGSYVPVKETVRGFKEILEGKYDDLPEDAFRLVGRIEEVVEKAKAMQA
- the atpB gene encoding F0F1 ATP synthase subunit A codes for the protein MEHGAPIVEFLGLTFNLSNVLMVTVASAIVFLIAVLCTRSLQLRPTGAQNFLEWVMDFVKGIIGNTMDWQTGGRFLSLGMTLLMYIFVSNMLGLPFAIVVGEEHHLWWKSPTADPTITMTLAVMIVGLTHYYGVKMNGVKTYTKGFFEPMSFMFPLKIIEEFANTLTLGLRLYGNIFAGEILLGLLAGLATSGIAGALGAAIPMMVWQAFSIFVGAIQAFIFTMLTMVYMAHKVSHDH
- a CDS encoding F0F1 ATP synthase subunit delta yields the protein MSSTAVANRYAVALFELAKEQNQLETVEAELRVVEKVLAENPQFLTLLKQPKISNESKKTMIKEVFGGVSTTVLNTILLLIDRKREDLLSEIVEEYFVLANNARGIADAKVYSVRPLTQDEEKALSDVFAKKVGKSELRITNIVDNSLIGGLKLRIGNTIFDGSVKGKLDRMERQLLSAKS
- a CDS encoding F0F1 ATP synthase subunit epsilon, with translation MKTMRVSVVTPDGPVYESDVEMVSAKAISGELGILPGHIPLVAPLTISAVRLKNGADSEKVAVSGGFLEVRPDKVTILAQAAELASDIDVDRARAAKDRAERRLQQAKADDIDFKRAEMALKRAINRLDVGSRS
- the atpF gene encoding F0F1 ATP synthase subunit B; amino-acid sequence: MSPINVLVLGAAGGGLGINTGDIVFQLVMFLILLLLLRKFAFGPLMGIMKQREEHIGNEIAAAEKSRKEAERIAADQAEALKQARVEAQQLIENAKKIGEQQEKDIIEAARTEAVRLKESAIKEIQQEKEQAVAALREQVASLSVLIASKVIEKELSEKDQEKLINEYIKEVGEQR
- a CDS encoding NuoB/complex I 20 kDa subunit family protein, with protein sequence MDLMLQDITPEEQEELNRNVFLTTVEQIKAWARGASIWPMTFGLACCAIEMMAAGGSHFDISRFGKEIFRASPRHADCMIVAGTVTKKMAPILRRLYDQMPEPKWVIAMGSCATAGGPYVKSYAVVKGVDQIVPVDVYIPGCPPNPAALIYGLHKLEEKIRYEAKTGKRVL
- the atpA gene encoding F0F1 ATP synthase subunit alpha encodes the protein MSIKAEEISALIKKQIENYQSEIEVNDVGTVIQVGDGIARAHGLDNVMAGELVEFSNGVMGLAQNLEENNVGIVILGPFSDIREGDEVRRTGRIMEVPVGEALLGRVVNPLGQPVDGLGPIETSKTRPIESKAPGVMARKSVHEPLQTGIKAIDALVPIGRGQRELIIGDRQTGKTSVAIDTILNQKNEDMICIYVAIGQKESTVRGVVETLRKNGALDYTIVVTASASQPAPLLYLAPYAGVTMGEEFMFNGKHVLVIYDDLTKQAAAYRELSLLLRRPPGREAYPGDVFYLHSRLLERAAKLSDDLGGGSMTALPFIETQAGDVSAYIPTNVISITDGQIFLQSDLFFSGVRPAINAGLSVSRVGGSAQIKAMKKVAGTLRLDLASFRELEAFAQFGSDLDKATQAKLNRGVRTVEVLKQGLNKPLAVEKQVTILYALTKGFLDDIPVVDITRFESELMTWLEHNRNEILETIRTTKGLPSDEDMASALNDFKKSFNVSE
- a CDS encoding F0F1 ATP synthase subunit gamma; translated protein: MASLRDIKNRITSTKKTMQITKAMQMVSAAKLNRAEMNAKSFVPYMEKIQEVVASIAAGSSGVSHPMLQSRPVKKTAYLVITSDRGLAGAYNSNVLRNVNRIINERHKSTDEYVVIALGRVGRDFFKKRNMPLIKDIVGLSDQPEFADIKDIASQTVQMFADGAYDELYMYYNHFVSAIQQDFTEKKLLPLTDLAGENTKISSYEYEPSQEEILEVLLPQYAESLVYGALLDGKASEHAARMTAMKSATDNAGELIDSLTLSYNRARQAAITQEITEIVGGAAALE
- a CDS encoding NADH-quinone oxidoreductase subunit A, producing the protein MEHLTLYQNNYLIVVVFLLLGIILPVGALTFGRFLRPNKPSVEKQSTYESGVEPFQDSRVQFNVRYYIFALMFVIFDVETVFLYPWAVAYEKLGVFALIEMLIFVVMLIIGLIYAWKKKVLKWI